The genomic DNA CATCCGTCACGACGTCTTCGCCGGCGGCAGCAGCCTTCTTCGCCTTGTAGCGCTCGGCGAAGTAGTGCCACAGGGTGACGACGGCGGTTCCGCCGACCGCGATCAGCAGGATGACGTCGATGTACTCGACGACGAGGTCGCTCACCCACGGGATGTAGCCGATCAGGAAGCCGACCATCGTGAGGCCGAAGCCCCAGAGCATCGCGCCGATGAAGTTGTAGAGGGTGTACTTGCGCCAGGGCATGTGGCCCACGCCTGCGGCCACGGGAGCGAAGGTGCGCACGATCGGCACGAATCGCGCGAGGATGATCGTCAGGCCGCCGAAACGCTCGAAGAACGCGTTCGTCCGCTCGACGTTCTTCTTGCTGAAGAGGCCGGATTCCTTGCGCTCGAAGACAGCGGGGCCACCCTTGTGCCCGATGAGATAGCCGACTTCACCGCCGACGAAGGCCGCGAGAGCGATCAGCAGGGATACCGCCCAGATGTTCAGGCCGAAGATGTTGCTCGTGTGCGTGAGCAGACCCGCGATGACCAGCAGCGTGTCGCCCGGCAGCAGGAACCCGACCAGAAGGCCGGTCTCCGCGAAGACGATGAAGCACACCACGAGCAGGGCCCAGGGGCCGGCTCCCTCGATGATCGTCGCAGGGTCGAGCCAGGGGATGAGGGCGGCGTGATGCATGGGATCCCGTCGTAGGAGGCGGTCGGCGGTGCTGGGCCAGTATAGCTGTGGCTTCGGAGGGGATCCTGGGATGCGGCGGCCGCGCTTCAGCGGCGCTTCAGGTCTGCGGTCCAGACTGGGAGGATGCGGATTCTCCTGGTGGACGACGAGGTGCGCCTTGCCGACGGCGTCCGCCGGGGCCTCGAGGCTGAGGGCATGACGGTCGATGTGGTGCGCACCGGCACCGAGGGTCTGCGGATGGCCGGAGAGCGCGACTACGACGCGATCATCCTCGACGTGATGATGCCGGGCATGAGCGGCTACCGCGTGTGTCGCGCGCTGCGTGAAGAGGGTGACTGGACACCGGTGCTCTTCCTCACCGCGAAGGACGGCGAATGGGACGAGGTCGAGGGTCTCGACACCGGCGGTGACGATTGGCTGACCAAGCCGTTCTCGTACCCGGTGCTCGTCGCTCGGATCCGAGCTCTCGTGCGACGCGGGGTCCGCGAGCGGCCGGCCGTGCTCGAGGCCGGCGATCTCCGGCTCGATCCCGCGGCCCGCAAGGTCTTCCGGGGCGAACACGAGGTGTCGTTGACCGCCCGAGAGCTCGCCGTGCTCGACTACTTGATGCGCAGGCGCGGTGAGGTCGTCACGAAGCGCGAGGTGATCGCGAACGTATGGGGCGAGGACTTCGACGCCGACCCGAACATCGTCGAGGTCTACGTGGGGCATCTGCGCGCGAAGCTGGATCGCCCGTTCGGACGCCGAGCGATCGAGACGGTCCGCGGCGCCGGCTACCGATTGTCGGCCGATGGTGGCTGAGACGGGCGCGGTGCCGCCGCACCGGCGCCGCGGACGTTCTATTCGCACACGCGTCACCGTGGTCGCCGTGCTGGTCGTCGCGCTCGCTCTCGGCGGCGGCTCCGTCGCCGGAGTCCTGCTGCTCAGTCGTTCGCTGACCGACGGCGTCGTGGTGTCTCTGGAGAGCGACCTCGACACGATCGGCGATCGCGTCGAGGAGCGCCGGTTCGATATCCGGAGCGTCGGCGATGAGGTGTTGGTTCGCCTGCGCGGTCACGACGGAATTGGCACCAACGATGAGGATGCTCAACTTCTGCCGGAGCTCGCCGAAGACCATATCGAGCGGGTGACGATCGATGGCGACTCCTATCTCGCCGCCTCGGAAGACAGCGATGCGGGCCTTCTCACCGTCGCTCGCCCGGTCGAGCACGTCGACGAAGCGGTCTCTGCAGCGACCGGCCTTCTTGCTTTCGCTGTGCCGCTCGCGATCGCCCTGATCGGGCTGGTCGTGTGGGTCGTCTCCGGTCGGGCGCTCGCTCCCGTCGAGCGCTTGCGCCGTCAGGTCGATCAGATCGACCCGGCTGACCTCGATCGTCGCCTGGACGGCGGAGGGGCTGACGACGAGGTGGGTCGACTCGCCGGCACCATGAATCGGATGCTGGATCGCATCGAAGCCGCCCAGCGAACGCAACGGCAGTTCGTCAGCGACGCGTCGCACGAGCTGCGCTCGCCGCTGGCGACGATCCGGCAGCACGCGGAGGTCGCCACCGTGCACCCCGGGTCCATCTCGACCGACGCGCTCGCAGACGTCGTGCTCCACGAAGGCGCGCGGATGCAGGAACTCGTCGAGGGCCTGCTTCTGCTCGCCCGACTCGACGAGCATCGGGGCCTCGGCACGGCTGTGCCCGTCGACGTGGACGATCTCGCTCTCGCCGAGGTGCACCGGCTTCGAGGCCTCGGAGTGCGCGTCGATGCCGGCGGTGTCTCGCCCGGCCGTGCGCGAGGCAATGAGGTGCTCCTGGCCAGGGCTCTGCGCAACCTCGCCGACAACGCGGCGCGGCACGCGCGCACCGCCGTGACCCTGCGAGTGCAGGCGGAGGGCCCCTGGGTGGTGGTCGAGGTCGAAGACGACGGAGGCGGGATCGCGCACGATCAGCGCGAGCGCGTGTTCGAGCGGTTCGCCCGGCTCGATGAAGGACGCGCTCGCGACGAGGGGGGCAGCGGCCTCGGCCTGGCGATCGTTCGAGAGATCGCAGTCGCGCACGGCGGATCCGTGTCGGTGACGGACGCGGCCTCCGGTGGAGCGCGATTCGTGTTGATGCTGCCGTCCACCGCGGAATGACCCCTTCTGAAGAGTCCTGAAGAGAGCTTCAGGACTCTTCAGTGGCGCTTCAGTACCCGCCAGACAGGCTGGGTATATGAACGACAACGAGCGCACCAACGAAAACGGATCCATCGACCCGACGGCAGCAGCACCGACACTTCCTGTGGAGGCAACGAACGGGGCTCCAGCCTCCGGAACCACACCGGCAGGACCCGCCGCTGACGCGGCGCCGAAACGGGGTCTTCGCAAGCCCGTGCTTCTCGGTATCGGGGCAGGCTTGGCGCTGTTGCTGGTGGGCGGGGTCAGTCTGGCCGTCGGCATGGAGCTCAGCGATGACGACCGAGACGATGCGTCGTCGGCCCAGCACGGCCCGAACGGTGCTCCACACGGCGACGATGGCGACGACCGTCGCGGTGATCGCCCCGATGGCGACGATCGTGACGATGCGCAGGGGGCCCAGGGAGGGGCTTTCGCGCCCGCGGACTCGGCATCGCTGATCACCGCAGCCACGGCGGCACTCGACGCGACCGGTGGCATCGGCGTCAGCTCGATCGATGTCGAGCTCGGCGGTTACGAGATCGAGGTGCAGTTGGACGGCGGCGCCGATGCAGACGTCTTCGTGTCGACGGACGGAGTGGTCTCTGACCCGTACGACCGTGATGCCGACCCGACCGCCGATGCGGTGCTCGATCTCGACCACCTCGATGACATCACGGCTGCCGCATCTGCCGCTGCTGCTTCTGCCGCTGGCGGGAGCGACGGAACGATCGACTCGGTCACTGCATCCGATGACCCCGGTGTCGCCTTCGAGGTGACGGTTCGGTACGACGGTGGGCGAGAGTTCGAAGCAGCGCTCGCCGCCGACCTCAGCGTCGTCGCGACCGACCTCGACGACTGACGGATGCCGCCGGCCGGAGGTGGGTGAGATTCGGTGCGGAAGGTGGGACTTGAACCCACACGCCCGAAGGCACAGGAACCTAAATCCTGCGTGTCTACCGATTTCACCACTCCCGCGCGGTGGATCCAGTCTACTGATGCCGGCTGATCGGGACTCCCGCTCAGCCGGCATCTGTGTGGCTGGCCGGCCGGTCTTACGCCGAGGCGGTGGAACCCGGGAATCCGACCTGTGGATAACTTCTGAGGCGCTCTGCGGATTCTTGCGAGGATGCTCGGGTGAGTCATCCGTCCCTCCTGGTCGCCGAGCGTGTGCGGCAGCGCCTGCGCGCCGAAGGCCTCGATCCTTCGATCGAACCGGATGCCGCACGACGCGTGGTGCAGTCCGAGGTGCGCCGGCACAACGACCTCGCCCTGTCGCGCGGTGGCGCGATGATCGACGACGAGACCGAGTGCGTGCGGGACGTGATCGCCGCCGTGAGTGGCTTCGGGGCGCTGCAGCCGCTTCTCGACGATCCGGAGATCGAGGAGATCTGGCTGAACGGCCCTGACCGGATCTACGTTGCGCGCGGTGGCGTGTCCGAGCGCATCGGGCTGCGGTTGTCGGATGCGGTCGTGCGCGATCTGGTCGAACGGATGCTGCAGTCCACCGGTCGGCGGGTCGACATCTCAAAACCGTAAAATAGACATATGGAACAACGAGCCGCCGTCCCCGCCGCGATCTACGCGCGCATCTCGCATGACAAGACCGGCGGCGGACTGGGCGTCGACCGTCAAGAGGCGGACTGCCGAGCCCTCGCGGAGCGGATGGGATGGGACGTCGTTGCCGTCTTCGTGGACAACGACATCAGCGCGTATTCGGGCGCTCCTCGACCGCAGTATCGCGCCCTTCTCGACGCCGTGCGTCGCGGCGAGGTGCGTGGGATCGTCGCCTGGCACACCGACCGTCTACACCGTCGCGCGTCCGAGCTCGAAGAGTTCGTGAACCTCGCGGAGGCGCATCACCTTCAGATCCAGACCGTCACGGCGGGCACCGTCGATCTCTCCACGGCCTCCGGCCGGATGGTCGCACGCATGCTCGGCGCAGCCGCTCAGCATGAGGTCGAGCACGCAAAGGAGCGCATGAAGCGTGCGAAGGACCAGATGGCCGCCGACGGCAAGTATCGAGGCGGTCAACGGCCCTTCGGCTTCGAGAAGGACGGCATGACCGTTCGCGAGAGCGAAGCGAAGGTGATCCGTGAGGCCACGAAGGCGATACTCGCCGGCCGCACGTTGGCCGGCGTCGCGCGTGAAATCAACGCCTCGGGCAGCCGCACCGCACCAGGGCGCGAGTGGACGTACGGACGCCTGAAGGAGATGTTGGTGCGCCCCCGCAATGCGGGCCTCCTCGCGCATGGGCTGCCGGGACGGAACGCCAACAAGGAGCGCCGCGGGCGCTCGTACGATCTGGAGATCGTGGGGGAAGCGGCTTGGCCCGCGATCGTTTCCGAGGATGAGTGGCGGGCGCTGATAACGATGCTCACGGACCCGTCACGCATCCGACAGCATGGCAACGAGACGCGGTGGCTCGGCAGCGGCATCTACCGTTGTGGACTGTGCGGATCCACCATGCGACCGGCGCCGTACGGCGGGACGAACTCGAACAAGGGTCGAACCCGGAAGTTTCTCTACCGTTGCACGGGTCAGGCGCACCTGACGATCTCGACCGACCCCACCGACGCGTACGTGCGGGAAGCGGTGGCAGAGATGGTCCGCGATCCCCGCATCATGGCGGCGATGCGCCCCGGGGAGGACTCGGTGATCGCCGCTGATCGCGAGGAGAGGGCGAAGCTGTCTCGACGCCTCGATGCGTTCGAGCGTGACTACGCGGCTGGCGACATCACTGCGAAGCAGTTGCGAGCGGCGACCGAACGAGTGTCCTCGGAGATCGAGGTGGTCGACGCACGCATGGCGAAAGCGCTGCGCTCGTCGGCGTCGAGCACGATACTCCGTGCTGACGATCCCGGGGAAGCATTCCTCGAGGCATCAATCGACGTTCAGCGCGCTGTACTGGCGACGGTTCTGCGTGTGACCGTCCAGCCTGCATCGAGGAAGGGAGCCGCTTGGTCCCGCGATCGAGTCAGCTTCGCCAATCCTGATGTCGATAGCTAGCCCTCGCGGGGCAGCCTGCCCTCTGCATCCAGGCGGAATGCGTTAGCCGTTGCGAGGGTCTTACCCACCGTGGTCGGCTGGACGACAGTGAATATCTGGGCCCACCACTCTCCCACGGCCCGGAGTGCGGGACGAGAGTTGAGTTCTGTCATGAACGCTTCTCGTACTTGCGGCTCGGTGTTTCCGATTCCGAAGAGGTTCTTGGCATGGCCTTCGATCTCAACGATGGCATCCTCCTGGAAGCCTTGCTCTTTCATCAGTTCTCGAAGCTTTTCCATGGTCGGGGTGGCAATTCGCTTGTACCCCGGACGGAGCTCGTGATCTACGACGAAGTGGCTCCACGGATAGCCCTCGGGGAAGCTACCTCCGACGAACTCCGGTACTTCCTCCGTCGGCAAGCCAGCGGCGGTGTAACCGTCCATTCTGCTCGACATGAGTTCGTCGTAATCACGCATCGTTCCGATGCTCCCAACGCGAACCGCATCCAACACGTCTAGGTGCTCAGCCCACTCATTCCCCAGGGGCAGAGGTCCGTCGATCAGCTGAGAGAAAATACGTTCGAGGGCGTTCAGGCCGTCACCCAGGAACGAACTCGCCGGTACCCAGGTTCCCACCGCGTGAAGCACCGTAAGCCCGCGCAGCGCTTCATCGTCTACGAGATCGACGATCTCGATTGCTCGATCGATTCCCGCCATCGACATGCGATCTCGCGGGTTGCCCGCTCGGTCTGAAAGGAGCGCGGCGAGCATGTCGTAGTCCGATTCCCGCTCGGTCGCCGCGGCACTGTTTTGCGCCTTCTTGACGGTGCGCTGGAAGGCGGGATCCGCGAACGCATTGAGTTGCCCCTTCTCGTCGAGTGTACGAATCACGCGCGTGTCGAGTTCGTCGATCCGGGCCTGCACCGTCGCAAGGGCTTCTTGCGTGTACTCGGCAATGACTTGTTGTGAGGTAGCGATAGCGATCTCTTTGGCGCGGGC from Microbacterium sp. LWO13-1.2 includes the following:
- a CDS encoding VTT domain-containing protein, giving the protein MHHAALIPWLDPATIIEGAGPWALLVVCFIVFAETGLLVGFLLPGDTLLVIAGLLTHTSNIFGLNIWAVSLLIALAAFVGGEVGYLIGHKGGPAVFERKESGLFSKKNVERTNAFFERFGGLTIILARFVPIVRTFAPVAAGVGHMPWRKYTLYNFIGAMLWGFGLTMVGFLIGYIPWVSDLVVEYIDVILLIAVGGTAVVTLWHYFAERYKAKKAAAAGEDVVTDAVEAEALALDPEVFDRAPDLDGDGKH
- a CDS encoding response regulator transcription factor, encoding MRILLVDDEVRLADGVRRGLEAEGMTVDVVRTGTEGLRMAGERDYDAIILDVMMPGMSGYRVCRALREEGDWTPVLFLTAKDGEWDEVEGLDTGGDDWLTKPFSYPVLVARIRALVRRGVRERPAVLEAGDLRLDPAARKVFRGEHEVSLTARELAVLDYLMRRRGEVVTKREVIANVWGEDFDADPNIVEVYVGHLRAKLDRPFGRRAIETVRGAGYRLSADGG
- a CDS encoding HAMP domain-containing sensor histidine kinase; its protein translation is MVAETGAVPPHRRRGRSIRTRVTVVAVLVVALALGGGSVAGVLLLSRSLTDGVVVSLESDLDTIGDRVEERRFDIRSVGDEVLVRLRGHDGIGTNDEDAQLLPELAEDHIERVTIDGDSYLAASEDSDAGLLTVARPVEHVDEAVSAATGLLAFAVPLAIALIGLVVWVVSGRALAPVERLRRQVDQIDPADLDRRLDGGGADDEVGRLAGTMNRMLDRIEAAQRTQRQFVSDASHELRSPLATIRQHAEVATVHPGSISTDALADVVLHEGARMQELVEGLLLLARLDEHRGLGTAVPVDVDDLALAEVHRLRGLGVRVDAGGVSPGRARGNEVLLARALRNLADNAARHARTAVTLRVQAEGPWVVVEVEDDGGGIAHDQRERVFERFARLDEGRARDEGGSGLGLAIVREIAVAHGGSVSVTDAASGGARFVLMLPSTAE
- a CDS encoding recombinase family protein codes for the protein MEQRAAVPAAIYARISHDKTGGGLGVDRQEADCRALAERMGWDVVAVFVDNDISAYSGAPRPQYRALLDAVRRGEVRGIVAWHTDRLHRRASELEEFVNLAEAHHLQIQTVTAGTVDLSTASGRMVARMLGAAAQHEVEHAKERMKRAKDQMAADGKYRGGQRPFGFEKDGMTVRESEAKVIREATKAILAGRTLAGVAREINASGSRTAPGREWTYGRLKEMLVRPRNAGLLAHGLPGRNANKERRGRSYDLEIVGEAAWPAIVSEDEWRALITMLTDPSRIRQHGNETRWLGSGIYRCGLCGSTMRPAPYGGTNSNKGRTRKFLYRCTGQAHLTISTDPTDAYVREAVAEMVRDPRIMAAMRPGEDSVIAADREERAKLSRRLDAFERDYAAGDITAKQLRAATERVSSEIEVVDARMAKALRSSASSTILRADDPGEAFLEASIDVQRAVLATVLRVTVQPASRKGAAWSRDRVSFANPDVDS
- a CDS encoding LPO_1073/Vpar_1526 family protein: MSGERQTQRGGEGSLQIQVAGDYIVGIDEARAKEIAIATSQQVIAEYTQEALATVQARIDELDTRVIRTLDEKGQLNAFADPAFQRTVKKAQNSAAATERESDYDMLAALLSDRAGNPRDRMSMAGIDRAIEIVDLVDDEALRGLTVLHAVGTWVPASSFLGDGLNALERIFSQLIDGPLPLGNEWAEHLDVLDAVRVGSIGTMRDYDELMSSRMDGYTAAGLPTEEVPEFVGGSFPEGYPWSHFVVDHELRPGYKRIATPTMEKLRELMKEQGFQEDAIVEIEGHAKNLFGIGNTEPQVREAFMTELNSRPALRAVGEWWAQIFTVVQPTTVGKTLATANAFRLDAEGRLPREG